The stretch of DNA CGGTAGGGTACCAAATAGCAGAAGCTCTAAGGAAGCATAAAGGTTTAAAGAAAGCGGCTGCATACGAGAAGGCAATCCATCTGTTAAAGCTAGTAGGTTTTCCAAGGGCTGAGGAGACGGTACATGAGTATCCTCATCAGCTCTCAGGGGGAATGAGACAAAGAGCAGTAATCGCTATGGCTATGTGCTGTGAGCCTAGGCTGCTTATTGCTGATGAGCCGACTACAGCTTTAGATGTGACCGTACAAGCACAAATTCTTGAGTTAATGAAGGATGTGAAGGAAAAGTATGATTCCTCCATTCTGCTCATTACCCATGATTTAGGTGTTGTCGCAGAAATGGCTGATCGAGTGATCGTCATGTATGCAGGTCAAGTAGTAGAAGAAGCATCGGTCCACGATATATTTGACCGGTCTCTTCATCCGTATACGGAAGGCTTGATGTCTAGTATGCCAAGACTAGAGGATGAGGAGACACGTTTAGAACAAATCCCTGGAGCGATTCCTCCTTCTCATAGCTTTCCACAGGGATGTCGCTTTGCCCCTAGGTGTAGTAAAGTAATGGCCCGTTGTATGGAAGAGGATCCGGAGCTCATCGAGCATGAAATTCGTCATCGTGTGCGTTGTTTTCTGTATGATGATTCCGAATCAATTGTAATAAATGATGACAGAACAGTAGAGAGAAAGAAAGACAAGGAGGTATTACTAGAAGTAAAAGGATTAAAAAAATACTTCCCGCTTCGAAAAGGATTATTCGGCAAACCGATAAAGGAAATCAAAGCGGTCGATCACGTTTCTTTTACTATCTATAAAGGAGAAACTTTAGGGATTGTGGGAGAATCCGGTTCAGGGAAATCAACGCTGGGGAGGACACTGCTCCGTTTGCTCGAGCCTACTGCTGGTCAAATCCTATTTAATGGTCAAAGCCTCTCTGAGTTAAGAGCATCAGAATTAAGGAAGCAGCGCAGGGAAATGCAAATGATTTTTCAGGATCCTTTTGCTACGTTAAATCAACGGATGACCATAGGACAATTAATGATGGAGCCAATGATTATTCATAACCTTTATCCCCCTATGGAGAGGGAAGCAAAGGTGATAGAGTGGTTAGAACGAGTCGGATTATCTGCAGCAGCGTTATCGAAATATCCTCATGAGTTTTCGGGTGGACAGCGTCAAAGAATAGGAATCGCTAGAGCTGTTGCTATGCATCCCCAGCTAGTGGTTGCGGATGAGCCGGTTTCGGCGCTAGATGTATCCATACAGGCTCAGGTTTTGAATCTACTGGCCGATTTACAGGAAGAGCTAAACCTAACATACTTATTTATCTCTCATGATTTAAGTGTAATTAAGCATTTCTGTGATCGAGTCGGTGTGATGTATTTAGGACGTATGATGGAAATTGCTCCTAAGAGAAACTTTTATCAAAAACCTTTACACCCTTATAGTCAAGCGTTGCTTTCAGCTATTCCCGTACCGAATCCCAAAGCAACTGGAGAGAAAATCATATTACAAGGAGATCCACCTAGTCCGGCAAATCCTCCATCCGGCTGCGTATTTCGTACGCGCTGTACCCAAGCACATGAGCGCTGTGAGAAGGAAATTCCTCAGCTTACCCACCAAGGGGATGGTCAATATGTGGCCTGTCATTTGTACACTTCTGATTCAACAGATCTTTCTAGTTCTATAAGGGAAGAGGTTGCCGTTGGTGTTGATTAGATGATGTACTAGTAAAAGTTGGCTTAATGAAAAGCATGAGTACGTTTTAAAACCGTACTCATGCTTTTTATGCTGTATAAAAGAATGGATAGGATAATTTCTATCTCTGTGGTAAAGCATAATTTAACTTTTTGCCGATGCGCTCTAAGATAGGGTAGATTGATTCAGGGTTTTTAACAAGATCATACTCATTGATATTTAGCCTTAAAATCGGACAAGCGTTAAACTGATTAATCCAATTCTCATAGCGCTCATGAAGCTCTTTCCAATAGGCTAAAGGCGTTTCCTGCTCCATAGGGCGTCCTCGCTCTTGTACACGCTGCACAATATCATCGAAGGTTCCCTCTAAGTAGATAATCATGTTCGGATGAGGGAAATAAGGAGTCATCACCATCGCTTCAAACAAGGACGTGTACGTTTCAAAATCTGTTTCGTTCATATTGCCTTGCTGGTACAGCATTTTAGCAAAAATCCCTGTATCCTCATAAATAGAGCGATCCTGAATAAACCCGCCGCCATATTCAAAGATTCTTTTTTGTTCCTTAAATCTTTCCGCTAAAAAATAAATTTGGAGATGAAAGCTCCAGCGTGAAAAATTTTGATAGTACAAATCTAAGTATGGATTTCCTTCTACTTTTTCTAAAGATGTACGAAAACCTAACGCTTCCGCCAGACGGTGAGTCATAGTCGATTTTCCTACTCCTACCGTTCCAGCTACAGTAAGGATTGCATCCTTAGGGATATTATATTGTTCGGCTACATTCATACTGATTCTCCTTCTCCAATAATGTGCTAACCTGCTGAATGATGTCATTTAAATCCTTCTTCGACGCTACAAAATCAAGCTCATCTCCGTTAAACTCCAGCACAGGGATATCAGGGTGACTGCGCTTAAATTCATACATAAAATCTCGGTAATCGGTCGATAATTGTTGTAGGTACGCTTGATCAATGCTCTTTTCCATTTCTCTTCCACGCATTTGAATGCGCTCAATCAGCGTTTCAAGGCTGGCATTTAAATAAATGATCAAATTGGGCTTAGGCATGTCCTGAACTAAAATATCATAAATTTGTATGTATTTCTGCCACTCGCTAGGCTGTAAAGTTCGGCGAGCGAAAATCGTATTTTTAAAAATATGATAATCAGCCACTACAGGCTTGTTTTGGGCTAAAAAACTTGATTGGATGTCAAATAGCTGTTTATAGCGATTACACAGGAAGAACATTTCCATTTGGAAGCTCCACTCATCCATATTTTGATAAAATTTATCTAAAAAAGGATTTTCTTCTACAATCTCCTGCAATAAATGAAATTGAAACGTTTTACTGATTTCCTTCGACAAAGAGGTTTTACCCACACCGATGGGTCCTTCAATGCTAATAAAAGGGATTTTCACACCGCTCTCCTCCTAATTAAGAAGCCTGTCTCTTGTATGGTTAGGCATATCATGTCGTGTTTGTGTAGACAGTCAAAGGGCTACAATTGTATGATATAAACACATCTTTGAAGCTTGTACAACGTTTGAGCGTCCGACAGGATACACCATAATAAGATATTAGTACCTTGTCGATATTATAGCAAAAAACATAGAAGTGCAACCAGTAGAGTAAATAATTTATAGCGTTTAAAAGGTTAACTTAACCGTCGGATAAATTCCCATTTTTGCCGCTATGGAGGAGGGTAGGAGATGGACAATAATTCATCGAAAGCATCGGAGATACAAAGCGATCTACAGCCATATGTTGATTATATGGAGGAAGCCATTCGATTGGCTAAGCAAGCCGAAGATTTAGGTGAGGTTCCCATTGGAGCTGTTGTTGTTCGAGATGGTGAGATTATTGGTCGTGGATATAACAGAAGAGAAATCGACGGCAATCCGTTAGGTCATGCTGAGCTTATGGCCATTTCGGAGGCAGCAGAAAAACTAGGGGGCTGGAGACTAGAGCAGTGTCAATTGATAGTGACATTAGAGCCTTGTCCGATGTGTGCGGGGGCCATTATACAGGCTAGAATTCAGCTGCTCATTTATGGAGCGAAGGATCCCAAGGCAGGTTATGCTGGATCTTTGTACAACACCTTGCAGGATCAGCGTTTAAATCATCAGACAGAAATTATTCACGGTGTATGCCAAGAGGAGTGTCAGGAGCTGCTACAATCCTTTTTTCGCCGGTTAAGAGCACAGAAAAAAGAACACAAGGCTCAAATGTCCTCTCAGTATAGGGAAAGTGGCACAGGAAGCGATAGTCCCATAGAATCCTAACTTTTGGAAGAAGGAATATCTTGTGTTCCGAGTCAGAATTATATATAATGATAGATGCACCATTTATCAGGTGCCTAAAATCATATATAAAGTTTGCTGTGCTAGATGGGGAGGTAGCGGTGCCCTGTAACCTGCAATCCGCTATAGCAGGGTTGAATTCCTAATCGAGGTTTGTATGATGTAAGGTCTGGCTATTGCAAGTGGTGTTGATGAATGGGTCCTACGCAACGGAAGCCCATGAACCCCGTCAGGTCCGGAAGGAAGCAGCGGTAAGTGGTGTCTAACGTGTGCCGCAGGGTCGCCTGTTCTGAGCTAACTACAATAGTACGCTTGGGTGATACTTATCGAGCTTAGGTGCACAGCATTTCATATAAAACACACTAAGTTATCTAACAAAGTAGTGTTTTTTTTATTCCTTTTTTAACTTGCAGATGTTGCATTTTTGAACATTTCCTAAAAATTTTGATTTGAGCTAGGCAGGAACTTTTGATCGCCATGTAGAATATAAAACAATAATTTCCAATAAAAACAGATGTTTAGAAGGGGGAGTATCGTGTTTGTTACTATTCATGTACGTAACCACAAAGAACAACAACTGCTACATAATTTAACTTACATTGATGCCCCTTGTATCCTTTTTCATCATCATTCAGGTCGCTTGCTAGGATGTAATGATCAGTTTTTACGTGTATCTCACTATCGTCCCGAGCAGCTTAAAGATATATACATATATGAAGGTTTGTTCCAAAATATAAGAAATATTCATGAATTGCAGCAAATTATTGTACAGAATAATAAGGCGAACATAGAGTGGAAAGGTGCAAATCAGTTATGGCGAAGCCAAATCCGCCCCTTTTGTATTCCTTTCGAACAGCTGGATCAGCAGCAGGATTATCCCGAATACTTGTGTCTTCAATTTATGGAGGGTCAAGAACAACAGGGTCAAGAATATCAACGTGAATTCCTTTCTCTATTTTCTGAGCAGCTACTCAGCCAATCCCATTTAGCCTTACTTCTTGTAGATTGTGAGGGAGAAGTGCTGACAATGACGAAAGCGGCTACAGAGATCATGGGTGGAGAAATAGAGGATTATATCGGTCAAAACATCTTAGAGTATTATGCCTCCCTACCCTTTAACCGCAGATTAATCCACAAATCCCTTTTCAGAGAGATCAGCATCCGTAACAAAGTATTGATGTGGGACGATGGTCAAGCGGAAAGAGAGCTTTTGCTTGATAGCTTTCCGATTTATGATCTGGATCGCAATTGGATAGGTATGTCTATATTTATCAAGGATGTTACAAATGTACGCTTACTAGAGGATCAGATCCGCCGAAAAGATCGATTGGCTATGATTGGACAAGTAGCGGCTGGAACAGCTCATGAAATAAGAAATCCACTCACTTCTATTAAAGGCTTCTTACAGGTCATGAAAAAGACATTAGAGGACCACAGCCTGACGAAGGAAGTTCATTACACCGACATCATGCTCGAAGAAATCGAAAGAATTAATCATCTTTTAGGAGAGTTCCTATTATTAAGTCGATCAAAGGAAACAAAGTTTGAAATTATCCACATGGTAGAGCTAATGACACAGTTCTTACCGGTTATAGGAAATGAGGCATCCTTGCAGGGGGTAGCCATTGAGCATCAGGAACAGGAGAACTTACCTAAAGTAATCGGTAATCGGGATCTATTGAAACAGGTTTTTTTGAATATTTGT from Bacillus horti encodes:
- a CDS encoding deoxynucleoside kinase, with amino-acid sequence MKIPFISIEGPIGVGKTSLSKEISKTFQFHLLQEIVEENPFLDKFYQNMDEWSFQMEMFFLCNRYKQLFDIQSSFLAQNKPVVADYHIFKNTIFARRTLQPSEWQKYIQIYDILVQDMPKPNLIIYLNASLETLIERIQMRGREMEKSIDQAYLQQLSTDYRDFMYEFKRSHPDIPVLEFNGDELDFVASKKDLNDIIQQVSTLLEKENQYECSRTI
- a CDS encoding ATP-binding protein — its product is MFVTIHVRNHKEQQLLHNLTYIDAPCILFHHHSGRLLGCNDQFLRVSHYRPEQLKDIYIYEGLFQNIRNIHELQQIIVQNNKANIEWKGANQLWRSQIRPFCIPFEQLDQQQDYPEYLCLQFMEGQEQQGQEYQREFLSLFSEQLLSQSHLALLLVDCEGEVLTMTKAATEIMGGEIEDYIGQNILEYYASLPFNRRLIHKSLFREISIRNKVLMWDDGQAERELLLDSFPIYDLDRNWIGMSIFIKDVTNVRLLEDQIRRKDRLAMIGQVAAGTAHEIRNPLTSIKGFLQVMKKTLEDHSLTKEVHYTDIMLEEIERINHLLGEFLLLSRSKETKFEIIHMVELMTQFLPVIGNEASLQGVAIEHQEQENLPKVIGNRDLLKQVFLNICKNAIEAIQGSGKIKISYQIDPRNKVMHIHFADNGPGIPSYIREKIFDPFFTTKENGTGLGLSVCHRIIHDMGGEINVSSTERETLFTVQIPYIET
- a CDS encoding deoxynucleoside kinase, yielding MNVAEQYNIPKDAILTVAGTVGVGKSTMTHRLAEALGFRTSLEKVEGNPYLDLYYQNFSRWSFHLQIYFLAERFKEQKRIFEYGGGFIQDRSIYEDTGIFAKMLYQQGNMNETDFETYTSLFEAMVMTPYFPHPNMIIYLEGTFDDIVQRVQERGRPMEQETPLAYWKELHERYENWINQFNACPILRLNINEYDLVKNPESIYPILERIGKKLNYALPQR
- a CDS encoding ABC transporter ATP-binding protein, which encodes MSKEKVLEVSDLKTYFFGDDGRVSKAVDGVSLDVYAGETLAIVGESGSGKSVSSLSIMGLIPEQIGEVVEGKILFEGQDLLKLSEKQLTRIRGNQIAMIFQEPMVSLNPIFTVGYQIAEALRKHKGLKKAAAYEKAIHLLKLVGFPRAEETVHEYPHQLSGGMRQRAVIAMAMCCEPRLLIADEPTTALDVTVQAQILELMKDVKEKYDSSILLITHDLGVVAEMADRVIVMYAGQVVEEASVHDIFDRSLHPYTEGLMSSMPRLEDEETRLEQIPGAIPPSHSFPQGCRFAPRCSKVMARCMEEDPELIEHEIRHRVRCFLYDDSESIVINDDRTVERKKDKEVLLEVKGLKKYFPLRKGLFGKPIKEIKAVDHVSFTIYKGETLGIVGESGSGKSTLGRTLLRLLEPTAGQILFNGQSLSELRASELRKQRREMQMIFQDPFATLNQRMTIGQLMMEPMIIHNLYPPMEREAKVIEWLERVGLSAAALSKYPHEFSGGQRQRIGIARAVAMHPQLVVADEPVSALDVSIQAQVLNLLADLQEELNLTYLFISHDLSVIKHFCDRVGVMYLGRMMEIAPKRNFYQKPLHPYSQALLSAIPVPNPKATGEKIILQGDPPSPANPPSGCVFRTRCTQAHERCEKEIPQLTHQGDGQYVACHLYTSDSTDLSSSIREEVAVGVD
- the tadA gene encoding tRNA adenosine(34) deaminase TadA, which gives rise to MDNNSSKASEIQSDLQPYVDYMEEAIRLAKQAEDLGEVPIGAVVVRDGEIIGRGYNRREIDGNPLGHAELMAISEAAEKLGGWRLEQCQLIVTLEPCPMCAGAIIQARIQLLIYGAKDPKAGYAGSLYNTLQDQRLNHQTEIIHGVCQEECQELLQSFFRRLRAQKKEHKAQMSSQYRESGTGSDSPIES